One Baekduia alba genomic window, CCGCGCTCGATCGCGGCGTCCACGCCGCGCACGGCCGCGGAGCTGTGGCCGGCGTCCTCGGGGTCGTCGACGACCGCGGCCGCGTCGTAGCCCGCGGCGAGCGCGACGGCCATCGTCTCGCCGCTGACGACGAGCACCTCGTCGACGCGCTTGGACCGGCGCAGCGCGATCAGGACGTCGGTGACCATCGCCTCGGCCAGGGCGCGGCGCGTGCCGTCGGAGAGGTCGTTGTCCAGCCGCTGCTTGGCGGCGCCGAAGCGCTTGACGGGCAGGATGGCGACCGTGTGGTGGCCGCGGCGGCGCGGGGCCGGCGCCATCAGCGCAGGCCCTCCGCGAAGGCCAGGACCTCGGTCGCCACGCGCCGGCGGGCGTCGGGGTCGCCGAGCAGCGTGTCGGCGCGCAGCGTCGGGATCGCCAGCGCGTCGAGCGGCTCGTCGGCGACGAGGCCGTCGAGGAGGTCGCCGTAGAAGCTCGCGATGCCGGACGCGTCCAACGACACGCCCGCCCACTGCAGGAACGGCTCGGTCGGGCCCTTGACGACCTGGCCGCCGACGATGGGCGAGACGCCGACGACGGGCGCCGGCGCGTCGCGCAGGGCCTCGGCCATGCCGGGCACGGCGAGGATGGGGCCGATCGAGATCACCGGGTTGGAGGGTCCCACGATGATCGCCCGCGCGTTGGCCAGGGCGCTCGCGGCCTCCGGCGTCACGCTCGCGTCGGCGGCGCCGTCGTAGCGCACGTCGGCGATCGGCGGCGCGGCGCGCTCGCGGACCATGAACTCCTGGAACGGGATCCAGCGGTCCTCGGAGAGGACGCTCGTGCGGACCGGCTCGTCGGCCATGGGGAGGACGGTCGCCGCGACGCCGAGGGCCGCGACCAGCTCGGCGATCGCGTCCGTGAGGCGCGTGCCGCCGGCCAGCAGCTCGGCGCGGCGGACGCCGTAGGCGAGGTCGCGGTCGCCGAGGTTGAACCAGATGTCGACGCCGAGCTCGCGCAGGCCGTCCATGACGTGGAACGTGTCGCCGGCCAGGCCCCAGCCGCGCTCGTCGATGCGGTCGGCGAGCCAGAACGTCACGAGATCGGGGTCGGGCGCGACGTAGGCGCCGTACATCTCGACGTCGTCGCCGGTGTTGGCGATCACGACGAGGTCGTCGCCGGCCACGTCGGCCATCCCGCGCGCGAGCTTCGCGCCACCGGTGCCGCCGGCCAGCACGACCACCGGAGAACGGGAGTCGAAGTCCATGCGGCGGGTGACGATAACGTGCCGCCGGTGAGCACCACCGAGATCCACGAGCACGCGTTCGTCGCGGAGGGGCTTCTGCTCACCGACGTGCGCGGCTCATTGCCCCATCGCGTGCTGTCCACGCCGGGCATGATCGGGATGATGGAGCACGCGGCGACGACGCTCGCGACGTCCCACATCGCGCCCGGGACGACGACCGTCGGCTTCGAGGTCTGCGTCAAGCACGTGGCCGGCGCGGTCGAGGGTGCGCACTGCGTCGCGCGGGCCGTGTTGAAGGAGATCGTCGAGGACCGCAAGCTGCGCTTCGACGTCGAGGTGGTCGACGGCGAACGGACGATCGGCGTCGGGACGCACGAGCGGCGCGTCGTCGGCGCCGTCGAGTAGGCGCGGGCGGTCGTCACGCCGCCGGCGGCAGCGCGCCCGCCGCGCGCAGCCGCGGCACCACCATGTGCTCGATCGGCGGCGCGAGGCCGATGCTGCCGTCGTCGGCCGGCCACCAGCGCATCGATGCGATCTCGGCCGCCGGCGCCGGCGTGCCGTCCAGCGACGCCGTGTAGACGACGAGGTGCATCGGCACGCGTTCCAGCGTCGCCTCGGCGAAGACGTCGGTGAAGCGCACCGGATCGACGACGGCGACGCCCAGCTCCTCGTCGACCTCCCGGATCAAGGCCTCCAACTCGGTCTCGCCCGCGTCCGGCTTGCCGCCCGGGAGGTAGTGGACCTCCGGCGCCGCGTGCTTGGCGACCACCAGCAGCCGGCCGTCGTCGCCCACCACCGCGCAGGCGACGACCCGCAACGGATCGGCGTCGGGCTCAGCGCCCACTGAACTCCGGCTGGCGCTTCTCGGCGAACGCCCGCGTGCCCTCGGCGAAGTCCTCGGAGCGCGCGCACAGCTCCTGGGCGGCGACCTCGAGCTCCAGCGTCGCCGACAGGTTCGGCTTGGCGACCGTGTCGAGGATGCGCTTGGCGTACGCCACGGCGCGCGGCGCGCACGCGAGCAGCTCGGTGACGAGCTGGTCGGTGGCCGCGTCCAGCTCGTCGGCCGGCGCGACCCGGTTGACCAGGCCGATCCGCTCGGCCTCGGTGCCGTCGATGATCTTCGAGGCCATGATCATCTCCTTGGCCCGGCCGAGCCCGACGACGCTCGGCAGCCGCGACGACCCGCCGACGTCCGGGACCAG contains:
- the cofD gene encoding 2-phospho-L-lactate transferase, translated to MDFDSRSPVVVLAGGTGGAKLARGMADVAGDDLVVIANTGDDVEMYGAYVAPDPDLVTFWLADRIDERGWGLAGDTFHVMDGLRELGVDIWFNLGDRDLAYGVRRAELLAGGTRLTDAIAELVAALGVAATVLPMADEPVRTSVLSEDRWIPFQEFMVRERAAPPIADVRYDGAADASVTPEAASALANARAIIVGPSNPVISIGPILAVPGMAEALRDAPAPVVGVSPIVGGQVVKGPTEPFLQWAGVSLDASGIASFYGDLLDGLVADEPLDALAIPTLRADTLLGDPDARRRVATEVLAFAEGLR
- a CDS encoding thioesterase family protein; amino-acid sequence: MSTTEIHEHAFVAEGLLLTDVRGSLPHRVLSTPGMIGMMEHAATTLATSHIAPGTTTVGFEVCVKHVAGAVEGAHCVARAVLKEIVEDRKLRFDVEVVDGERTIGVGTHERRVVGAVE
- a CDS encoding NUDIX hydrolase, whose protein sequence is MGAEPDADPLRVVACAVVGDDGRLLVVAKHAAPEVHYLPGGKPDAGETELEALIREVDEELGVAVVDPVRFTDVFAEATLERVPMHLVVYTASLDGTPAPAAEIASMRWWPADDGSIGLAPPIEHMVVPRLRAAGALPPAA